The Desulfotomaculum sp. genome contains a region encoding:
- a CDS encoding secondary thiamine-phosphate synthase enzyme, protein MKHYRKEIWFETKKRREFINITAIVQKCLEESGIREGLLLCNAMHITASVFINDDESGLHKDFETWLEILAPEKPYDRYRHNSFEDNADAHLKRTVMGREVVVAVTQGKLDFGPWEQIFYGEFDGGRRKRVLIKIIGE, encoded by the coding sequence TTGAAACATTATCGTAAAGAAATTTGGTTTGAAACAAAAAAACGGCGGGAATTTATCAATATCACAGCCATTGTACAAAAGTGCCTGGAGGAAAGCGGCATTCGGGAGGGGTTATTGCTTTGCAATGCTATGCATATCACTGCCAGTGTCTTTATCAACGATGATGAAAGTGGGTTGCATAAAGACTTTGAAACATGGTTGGAAATCCTCGCACCAGAAAAACCTTATGACCGCTATCGGCACAATAGTTTCGAGGATAATGCTGATGCACATCTGAAACGTACGGTCATGGGCCGTGAAGTGGTGGTTGCAGTTACCCAAGGAAAACTGGACTTTGGACCCTGGGAGCAGATTTTCTACGGTGAATTTGACGGTGGCCGCCGTAAACGTGTACTGATCAAGATCATTGGCGAATAA
- a CDS encoding XRE family transcriptional regulator: MVNKKNNNYKFEPDYVSLPGEMLLETIEHIGMTQAELAIRTGRPKKTINEIIKGKAMITSETARQFERVLGVPASFWNNLERNYQEKMAEIEEQKSLLQQIEWLKEIPVNAMAKRGWIKSSENKIQQLQEMLNYFGVATVEAWQGVWEKALTGPRFAFRQSAAFTSETGSIAAWIRKGQIDSQEIQCKPFRDTIFKEALEKIRGLTNESPNVFVPQMTQLCANAGVAVIFVPELPGARVSGAAYWMSPQKAIIQLSLRYKTNDHLWFTFFHEAGHILQNLKKTMFLEYKVNKEDERKANKFASETLIPISSYNSFLKKGSFNTRSVEQFAQQINIAPGIVVGFLQHEKLIPYSHLNGLKVYLRWGM; the protein is encoded by the coding sequence ATGGTAAATAAGAAAAATAACAATTACAAATTTGAACCTGATTATGTTTCGCTTCCGGGGGAAATGTTATTAGAAACGATTGAACACATTGGTATGACTCAGGCAGAGTTAGCTATAAGAACTGGTAGACCCAAAAAGACAATAAATGAAATCATTAAAGGAAAAGCTATGATAACATCAGAGACGGCTCGCCAATTTGAAAGAGTTTTAGGCGTCCCTGCAAGTTTCTGGAATAACTTAGAGCGTAATTACCAAGAGAAAATGGCTGAAATTGAAGAGCAAAAAAGTCTCTTGCAACAGATAGAATGGCTAAAAGAAATTCCTGTAAATGCGATGGCAAAACGTGGATGGATAAAAAGTTCCGAGAATAAAATCCAACAACTACAAGAAATGCTTAATTATTTTGGTGTCGCAACTGTAGAAGCATGGCAAGGGGTTTGGGAAAAGGCCTTGACAGGTCCTAGATTTGCATTTCGTCAGTCTGCAGCATTTACAAGCGAAACAGGTTCAATAGCTGCATGGATAAGAAAGGGTCAGATAGATTCGCAAGAAATTCAATGCAAACCATTCCGTGATACTATTTTTAAAGAAGCCCTTGAGAAAATAAGAGGCTTAACAAATGAATCTCCAAATGTCTTTGTGCCGCAAATGACCCAACTTTGTGCTAATGCCGGAGTAGCAGTAATATTTGTTCCGGAATTACCGGGGGCAAGAGTTAGTGGCGCCGCTTATTGGATGAGCCCACAAAAGGCTATTATTCAGTTAAGCTTACGGTACAAAACAAATGATCATCTTTGGTTCACTTTTTTTCATGAGGCCGGTCATATTCTTCAGAACTTAAAAAAGACGATGTTCTTGGAGTATAAAGTAAACAAAGAGGATGAGAGGAAAGCTAATAAATTTGCTTCAGAAACTTTGATCCCCATATCCTCGTATAACTCTTTTCTTAAAAAGGGTTCCTTTAATACACGCTCAGTTGAACAATTTGCACAACAAATAAATATAGCTCCTGGCATTGTTGTAGGGTTTCTTCAGCACGAGAAATTAATTCCTTATAGTCATCTTAACGGCCTAAAGGTATACTTAAGATGGGGAATGTAA
- a CDS encoding ABC transporter substrate-binding protein: protein MIISSQKEGGRTVRRILILAALFLALYFAFFGFARPSEFFKTKSSQLVYLRQENCLTLDPAKAEDQASAGVILNIFEGLVRFAPGSAKIQPCLAESWEVSGDGMSWTFKLRPGVSFQDGKPFNAQAVKFSIDRQLKKNADSSITEASLIYGMVRSVNVVGNLTVRFDLEFPYAPFLNNLAVPFAAPVVSPAAVEKYGQEFWLYPSGTGPYILKRWNRGREVVLRANQGYWGKKPSINEIIFRSEPSSAKRLKLLSDGKADVIEGSPDLNLSGLAVKGISINRVTGMDISYLGFYTNKSPFNNPKVRRAACLSIDRQELIKAIFKNSALLAGGPLPPGILAYGEDNEQYTYDLKQAGELLKEAGYPEGLKITLLCYSNPRPYNSAGGRELARYLSGQLNRAGFQAGIVSYPWDQFKEALSRQEGDAFIYGWTSENCDPDNFLYTLFSSEQIANYLNSTRYSNQKVDTLLVTAQRIEDPDLRTRLYHDAQQQLFMDAPALFLNHSLNVLLSSQEIHDLAPQPGGLVYLNSVNKTKTTRR from the coding sequence ATCATTATTTCCAGCCAAAAGGAAGGGGGACGAACAGTGAGAAGGATCCTTATACTGGCCGCGCTGTTTCTGGCGCTGTATTTTGCGTTTTTCGGTTTCGCCCGGCCGTCTGAATTTTTTAAGACAAAAAGCAGCCAGCTTGTCTACCTGCGCCAGGAAAACTGCTTAACGCTCGACCCGGCGAAGGCCGAAGACCAGGCGTCCGCAGGCGTCATCCTGAATATATTCGAAGGCCTGGTCAGATTTGCGCCGGGGAGCGCAAAAATCCAACCCTGCCTGGCCGAATCGTGGGAAGTATCCGGCGACGGCATGAGCTGGACATTCAAGCTCCGCCCGGGGGTTTCCTTCCAGGACGGAAAGCCTTTTAACGCGCAGGCGGTTAAATTCAGCATCGACAGGCAGCTGAAGAAAAATGCGGACAGTTCCATCACCGAGGCTTCACTAATTTACGGAATGGTCAGGTCGGTAAATGTCGTCGGCAATCTTACCGTCCGCTTTGACCTGGAGTTCCCCTACGCCCCCTTCTTGAACAACCTGGCTGTTCCCTTTGCCGCCCCGGTTGTCAGCCCCGCTGCGGTTGAAAAATACGGGCAGGAATTCTGGCTTTACCCATCGGGCACAGGCCCGTACATCTTAAAACGCTGGAACCGGGGTCGAGAGGTTGTCTTAAGGGCAAACCAGGGCTACTGGGGCAAAAAGCCCTCGATCAACGAGATCATCTTCCGCTCCGAACCTTCAAGCGCAAAGAGGCTGAAGCTGCTGTCGGACGGGAAGGCGGATGTAATTGAGGGATCTCCTGATCTCAACTTAAGCGGGCTTGCCGTGAAAGGTATTTCGATCAACCGGGTCACCGGGATGGATATCAGCTACCTCGGGTTTTACACGAATAAAAGCCCTTTTAATAACCCGAAGGTCCGGCGGGCAGCCTGCCTGAGCATAGACCGGCAGGAATTGATCAAAGCCATTTTTAAAAACAGCGCGCTTTTAGCCGGCGGTCCCCTTCCGCCGGGGATCCTGGCCTATGGTGAGGATAACGAGCAGTACACCTATGATTTAAAACAGGCCGGCGAACTGCTTAAGGAAGCCGGCTACCCGGAAGGCCTGAAAATCACCCTTTTATGCTACTCCAATCCCCGGCCTTACAATTCGGCGGGAGGCCGGGAACTGGCCCGGTATCTGTCGGGGCAGCTGAACAGGGCGGGTTTCCAGGCAGGGATTGTTTCCTATCCGTGGGACCAGTTCAAAGAAGCCCTTTCCCGCCAGGAGGGCGATGCCTTCATCTACGGCTGGACGAGCGAGAACTGCGACCCGGACAACTTTCTCTATACCTTGTTTTCTTCGGAGCAGATTGCCAATTACCTCAACTCCACCCGCTATTCAAACCAGAAGGTCGACACCCTGCTGGTTACCGCACAGCGCATCGAGGACCCGGACCTGCGTACCCGCCTGTACCACGACGCCCAGCAGCAGCTGTTTATGGACGCGCCCGCGCTGTTCTTAAACCACAGCTTGAATGTTCTGTTATCCAGCCAGGAAATCCACGATTTGGCGCCTCAGCCTGGGGGGCTTGTTTATCTAAATTCTGTAAACAAAACAAAAACGACGCGCCGGTAA